One window of Candidatus Leptovillus gracilis genomic DNA carries:
- the mutY gene encoding A/G-specific adenine glycosylase, producing the protein MTNHTLPPPPTLLLDWWDAGHADWPWRGARDPYRIWVAEIMLQQTQIAAVLPYYQRWLARFPTVQDLATAPLDDVLKVWEGLGYYSRARNMHATAQTVVTEWHGRFPPTAAQLQTLKGIGRYTAGAIASIAYGEPVPVLDGNVIRVLSRLTDLPNDVTQTATKNHLWQLAADLVPSDRPGDYNQALMELGQTICLPQKPLCLLCPLTAHCLARQRGTQLERPVKPPRQRTPHYDVVAAIIWQNGPGLDERFLIAQRPLNGLLGGLWEFPGGKQEAGESLPAALEREIEEELALQIRVGDHLTSIQHAYTHFRITLHAYHASHIGGHPQHIGVADHAWVTLADLDRYAFAVTDRKIIARLRESFG; encoded by the coding sequence ATGACGAACCACACCCTCCCTCCCCCTCCTACCCTCCTCCTCGACTGGTGGGATGCCGGGCACGCCGATTGGCCCTGGCGCGGCGCGCGCGACCCTTACCGCATCTGGGTGGCCGAGATTATGCTTCAGCAGACGCAAATCGCTGCTGTGCTGCCTTATTACCAGCGTTGGCTGGCTCGTTTCCCCACCGTGCAAGACCTGGCCACCGCGCCCCTGGATGACGTGCTGAAAGTGTGGGAGGGGCTGGGCTATTACAGCCGGGCGCGCAATATGCACGCCACCGCCCAAACGGTGGTGACGGAGTGGCACGGCCGTTTCCCCCCCACCGCCGCCCAATTACAAACGCTCAAAGGCATCGGCCGTTACACCGCCGGAGCCATCGCCTCTATCGCCTATGGCGAGCCGGTCCCTGTGCTGGATGGCAATGTCATCCGCGTCCTCAGCCGTCTCACCGACCTGCCCAACGATGTGACACAAACGGCAACCAAAAACCACCTCTGGCAGCTTGCCGCCGACCTCGTGCCGTCGGATCGTCCCGGCGATTACAACCAGGCGCTCATGGAGTTGGGCCAGACGATCTGCCTGCCGCAAAAGCCGCTCTGCCTGCTGTGCCCACTGACTGCCCACTGCCTGGCGCGGCAGCGTGGCACACAGCTTGAAAGACCGGTGAAACCACCACGCCAGCGCACCCCCCATTACGATGTAGTCGCCGCGATTATCTGGCAAAATGGCCCGGGGCTGGATGAGCGGTTTTTGATTGCCCAACGGCCGTTAAACGGCCTGCTCGGTGGCTTGTGGGAATTTCCCGGTGGCAAACAGGAAGCCGGCGAATCGCTGCCCGCTGCCCTGGAACGGGAAATAGAAGAAGAACTGGCCCTGCAAATTCGCGTCGGCGACCACCTGACCAGCATCCAACATGCCTACACCCACTTCCGCATTACCCTCCACGCTTACCACGCCAGCCACATTGGCGGCCATCCCCAACACATTGGCGTCGCCGACCACGCCTGGGTCACCCTGGCCGACCTGGACCGCTACGCCTTCGCTGTCACCGACCGCAAAATCATCGCCCGTCTCAGAGAATCGTTTGGGTAA
- a CDS encoding MBL fold metallo-hydrolase — translation MKTSLVLLELSIVNWLLTIDNSIILSMKTIQKFTTSAGRVIYSFPVRSFPTLVNNIYLISDGDQLILVDCGSGYDKANDELLAGVTAVAEQYDPAIGLTAVTTILITHGHIDHFGGLPFVRQFTNAPIGVHILDRRVLSNFEERIVFAASRLDIFLERAGVADKHRQGLMAAYHFGKNYYRSMPVQFLLDEDELTVGGIHVYHVPGHCPGQVCLHVDDVLLTADHVLSRITPHQSPESITNNMGLGHYLDSLKKIEKVPGIRLGLGGHQEPMEDVYGRIAAIRQSHDERLQKVMDICCEPKSIADISRDLFGRVESYHVLLALEETGAHVEHLYQRGELVAANLDEIAGQRHPVVQYLRA, via the coding sequence ATGAAAACCAGCCTGGTCCTGCTCGAACTGTCAATTGTCAATTGGCTATTGACCATTGACAATTCTATAATCCTCTCCATGAAAACCATCCAAAAATTCACCACCAGCGCCGGCCGGGTTATTTATTCCTTTCCGGTGCGTTCCTTTCCGACCCTCGTCAACAACATTTATCTCATCAGCGATGGCGACCAGCTTATCCTGGTGGACTGTGGCTCCGGCTACGACAAGGCCAACGACGAACTGCTGGCCGGCGTGACGGCCGTTGCCGAGCAGTATGATCCAGCCATTGGTTTAACGGCCGTCACCACCATCCTCATCACCCACGGCCATATAGACCATTTCGGCGGGCTGCCCTTTGTGCGCCAGTTCACCAACGCCCCCATTGGCGTCCACATTTTAGACCGGCGTGTATTGTCCAATTTCGAGGAGCGCATTGTCTTTGCCGCCAGCCGCCTGGATATTTTTCTGGAACGCGCCGGCGTGGCCGACAAACATCGGCAAGGCTTGATGGCCGCTTACCACTTCGGCAAAAATTACTATCGCTCTATGCCGGTCCAATTTCTGCTGGATGAAGACGAACTGACGGTGGGCGGCATCCATGTTTACCATGTGCCCGGCCACTGCCCCGGCCAGGTTTGCCTGCACGTAGACGATGTGCTGCTGACGGCCGACCACGTTCTGTCGCGCATCACGCCGCACCAGTCGCCCGAATCCATCACCAATAACATGGGCCTGGGCCATTACCTGGATTCACTCAAGAAAATCGAAAAAGTGCCGGGCATCCGGCTGGGGCTGGGTGGGCATCAGGAGCCGATGGAAGATGTATACGGCCGTATCGCCGCCATCCGCCAATCCCACGACGAACGCCTGCAAAAAGTGATGGACATCTGCTGCGAACCCAAATCCATCGCCGACATCAGCCGTGATTTATTTGGCCGCGTCGAAAGCTACCACGTGCTGCTGGCGCTGGAAGAGACCGGGGCGCATGTGGAACACCTCTATCAGCGCGGCGAACTCGTCGCCGCCAACCTGGACGAAATCGCCGGTCAGCGCCATCCGGTGGTGCAGTACCTCCGGGCCTGA